In the genome of Xylanimonas allomyrinae, one region contains:
- a CDS encoding ParA family protein, whose protein sequence is MTAQIIALCNQKGGVGKSTTTFQLGRRAVLRGRKVLLVDNDPQGNLTSVAAADVVDEDQAGLADALSARAPETIRDVIVPGVWPGLDVVPTSGTTLGYVRDELVIAGAGREGRLRDALTAVADDYDLILIDCAPSLDQLTINGLTAAEHVAIVTHSKLFSTNGLAELLKTIDNVRQYYNPALDVAGIIINQHEEKTVSGQTWVTELRTAMATRTDATGNPAPITVLAQPIPKRVSISDATEAARGLDEWGTAEARDLGSLYDDHLTALEGARS, encoded by the coding sequence GTGACTGCTCAGATCATCGCCCTGTGCAACCAGAAAGGCGGCGTCGGGAAAAGCACGACGACGTTCCAGCTCGGACGCCGCGCCGTGCTGCGCGGCCGCAAGGTGCTCCTGGTCGACAACGACCCACAGGGGAACCTGACGTCCGTCGCGGCCGCCGACGTCGTCGACGAGGACCAGGCCGGACTGGCCGACGCCCTCAGCGCCCGAGCGCCCGAGACCATCCGCGACGTCATCGTGCCCGGCGTGTGGCCCGGCCTCGACGTCGTGCCGACGTCGGGGACCACCCTCGGCTACGTCCGCGACGAGCTCGTGATCGCAGGCGCCGGCCGCGAGGGCCGGCTCCGCGATGCGCTGACCGCCGTCGCGGACGACTACGACCTGATCCTCATCGACTGCGCGCCAAGCCTGGACCAGCTGACGATCAACGGCCTGACGGCCGCCGAGCACGTCGCCATCGTCACGCACTCGAAGCTGTTCAGCACGAACGGCCTGGCCGAGCTGCTGAAGACGATCGACAACGTCCGCCAGTACTACAACCCGGCGCTCGACGTCGCCGGCATCATCATCAACCAGCACGAGGAGAAAACCGTCTCCGGGCAGACGTGGGTCACCGAGCTGCGCACCGCGATGGCCACCCGCACCGACGCCACCGGCAACCCGGCACCGATCACGGTCCTCGCCCAGCCGATCCCCAAGCGCGTGAGCATCAGCGACGCCACCGAGGCCGCGCGCGGCCTCGACGAGTGGGGGACCGCCGAGGCCCGCGACCTGGGCTCCCTGTACGACGACCACCTGACCGCCCTTGAAGGAGCCCGCTCATGA
- a CDS encoding ParB family protein, with translation MTRPAPRKSSLAGASPVAPPPEAVPAKAAPSPVVAQTATQPAAATTPAKKTERKTKYPPKVSFYQDPEDTARVRGAILHTMTTEGPRNLSQFINQAVMAEVERLEAKYNGGQPFPSVGARELPQGRPMGE, from the coding sequence ATGACCCGCCCTGCCCCGCGCAAGTCGAGCCTGGCCGGCGCGAGCCCCGTCGCGCCCCCGCCCGAGGCGGTGCCGGCCAAGGCGGCCCCGTCGCCCGTCGTCGCGCAGACCGCCACGCAGCCGGCGGCCGCGACGACGCCGGCGAAGAAGACTGAGCGCAAGACGAAGTACCCGCCGAAGGTCTCCTTCTACCAAGACCCTGAGGACACCGCCCGCGTGCGCGGAGCGATCCTGCACACCATGACCACCGAGGGGCCGCGGAACCTCTCGCAGTTCATCAACCAGGCAGTTATGGCCGAGGTCGAGCGCCTGGAAGCGAAGTACAACGGCGGCCAGCCGTTCCCGTCCGTGGGCGCCCGCGAACTCCCGCAGGGCCGCCCGATGGGGGAGTAG
- a CDS encoding antitoxin VbhA family protein: MATERFDVEERWPELFAQLDAKQRGAVVQSLAADWHEGWEPNREDVENITDLTRGAIDHAEYMRRVREAAGRLRRTPAAAV; this comes from the coding sequence ATGGCGACCGAGCGTTTCGACGTCGAGGAGCGTTGGCCGGAGTTGTTCGCGCAGCTCGACGCGAAGCAGCGCGGCGCGGTGGTGCAGTCGCTCGCGGCGGACTGGCACGAGGGCTGGGAGCCCAACCGTGAGGACGTCGAGAACATCACCGACCTGACCCGTGGGGCGATCGACCACGCGGAGTACATGCGGCGGGTGCGTGAGGCGGCCGGGCGCTTGCGCCGGACGCCCGCGGCCGCCGTCTGA
- a CDS encoding Fic/DOC family protein has product MGSGPDAWRAYFYPETFDPATNEGTLRNLFDERDRFVLQRLEYGATRARQGQLRMGDVDVPRTFDAAHLRAIHRYVFQDVYAWAGEYRTVSIAKGTPRGFADVKTGEVDRYLRDVTAMVTSTQWGRLDHEQFAQRAATVFAYINQAHPFREGNGRSSKVFMEHVAELSRFELDYSRVTPEQWNEASKWSAPDLFAYEPHADELVPVFRAIAVERTPSASTAAEGPHRDLGTLRASYPQSATKATRPGQSTPAAARYGGPTRPGRGPESTRGEQGR; this is encoded by the coding sequence ATGGGGTCCGGTCCGGACGCCTGGCGGGCGTACTTCTACCCGGAGACGTTCGACCCGGCGACCAACGAGGGCACTTTGCGGAACCTGTTCGACGAGCGCGACCGGTTCGTGCTGCAACGGCTCGAGTACGGTGCGACCCGCGCTCGACAGGGTCAGCTGCGGATGGGCGACGTCGACGTCCCGAGGACGTTCGATGCCGCCCATCTGCGCGCTATCCACCGTTACGTGTTCCAGGACGTGTACGCGTGGGCGGGGGAGTACCGGACGGTGAGCATCGCGAAGGGCACGCCGCGCGGGTTTGCGGACGTGAAGACCGGCGAGGTTGACCGCTACTTGCGTGATGTGACCGCGATGGTCACGAGTACGCAGTGGGGCCGGCTGGATCACGAGCAGTTCGCCCAGCGGGCCGCGACGGTGTTCGCGTACATCAACCAGGCGCACCCGTTCCGGGAGGGCAACGGCCGGTCGTCGAAGGTCTTCATGGAGCATGTGGCCGAGCTGTCTCGGTTCGAGCTCGATTACTCGCGGGTGACCCCTGAGCAGTGGAACGAGGCGTCGAAGTGGTCGGCGCCCGATCTGTTCGCGTACGAGCCGCACGCTGACGAGTTGGTGCCCGTGTTCCGGGCGATCGCCGTCGAGCGCACGCCGAGCGCGAGCACGGCGGCCGAGGGGCCGCACCGCGACCTGGGGACGCTGCGGGCGTCCTACCCGCAGTCCGCCACGAAGGCCACGCGGCCGGGTCAGAGTACGCCGGCGGCTGCGCGCTATGGCGGGCCGACAAGGCCGGGCCGGGGCCCGGAGAGCACGCGAGGGGAGCAGGGCCGATGA
- a CDS encoding recombinase family protein has protein sequence MSTLVGYARVSTREQNPASQVAELRAAGAVRVFVDHGESSRIEDRPDWLACLDYLRPGDTLLIRALDRIAGSEKMAIETIGNLDERGVNIRSLTEPMIDTTTPMGRALFGIVAVFAQLRVDTIRENTRRGLAYARAQGRVGGRPTVMTPERTAAAARLHAEGESIAHIARVLGVGASSVSRALAKWDEEHGQELAHSA, from the coding sequence GTGAGCACCCTGGTGGGTTACGCCCGGGTCAGCACCCGTGAGCAGAACCCTGCCTCCCAGGTGGCCGAGCTGCGGGCCGCTGGCGCGGTGCGCGTGTTCGTCGACCATGGCGAGTCCTCGCGCATCGAGGACCGGCCCGACTGGCTCGCCTGCCTGGACTACCTGCGCCCCGGTGACACGCTGCTGATCCGCGCGCTGGACCGCATCGCGGGCAGCGAGAAGATGGCGATCGAGACCATCGGGAACCTCGATGAGCGCGGCGTGAACATCCGTTCGCTGACGGAGCCGATGATCGACACGACGACGCCGATGGGCCGCGCCCTGTTCGGCATCGTGGCGGTGTTCGCGCAGCTGCGCGTTGACACGATCCGGGAGAACACCCGCCGCGGCCTGGCCTACGCCCGAGCCCAGGGCAGGGTGGGCGGGCGGCCCACCGTCATGACGCCCGAGCGCACCGCGGCCGCGGCCCGGCTGCACGCCGAGGGAGAGTCCATCGCGCACATCGCCCGGGTGCTCGGCGTCGGCGCGTCGAGCGTGTCGAGGGCGCTGGCGAAGTGGGACGAGGAGCACGGCCAGGAGCTCGCTCACAGCGCGTAG
- a CDS encoding M48 family metalloprotease, translated as MRPAACTDSRPPVPAGTSAGGRSHGAAALDVASYMRVVRNLCDRGGLAYVPPTVLSRRRRRVSVARVRGRRRHARIIVTAGALREPPENMRWTVAHELGHVAQPPSPLVAITAGLVLAPALAVAGLTTGSRLLPVLGLLLGLGLVLLGCALSRRAERAADRFALDLLARGDGSVPTGLRPLAPCEHPTGLVYLFETHPRTCERLALLDAAAPAPGDLLAR; from the coding sequence ATGCGCCCAGCAGCGTGCACCGACTCGCGGCCGCCCGTTCCCGCCGGCACCTCGGCGGGTGGGCGGTCGCATGGTGCTGCGGCCCTCGACGTCGCGTCGTACATGCGCGTCGTGCGCAACCTATGCGACCGCGGCGGACTGGCCTACGTGCCGCCCACCGTGCTCTCCCGGCGGCGCCGCCGTGTCTCCGTCGCCCGCGTACGCGGGCGACGGAGACACGCGCGCATCATCGTCACCGCCGGCGCGCTGCGCGAGCCGCCCGAGAACATGCGGTGGACTGTCGCGCACGAGCTCGGGCACGTCGCGCAGCCACCCTCCCCGCTCGTGGCGATCACGGCCGGCCTCGTGCTCGCGCCGGCCCTTGCCGTCGCCGGCCTGACGACCGGCTCGCGCCTCCTGCCCGTCCTCGGTCTTCTCCTCGGGCTGGGCCTCGTCCTGCTCGGTTGCGCCCTGTCTCGGCGCGCTGAACGCGCCGCCGACCGGTTCGCGCTCGACCTGCTCGCGCGCGGCGACGGCAGCGTGCCCACGGGGCTGAGGCCCCTCGCTCCGTGCGAGCACCCGACAGGCCTCGTCTACCTGTTCGAGACCCACCCGCGCACCTGCGAACGTCTCGCGCTGCTCGACGCCGCGGCGCCCGCACCTGGTGACCTGCTAGCCCGCTGA
- the mobC gene encoding plasmid mobilization relaxosome protein MobC, whose translation MGDETPGGRLFARRRRANVYGGRQHRHEVKVSPEEEGMLLRLAEAQHVTIPRLLVESTLASAAAETPTERRNAMAELFRLHRLLAAVSNNVNQMARATNATGEAQAEMSATLAAVRRTAERIDAAIDGLSLS comes from the coding sequence ATGGGCGACGAGACTCCCGGAGGTCGTCTGTTCGCACGGCGGAGGCGGGCGAACGTCTACGGAGGTCGGCAGCACCGGCACGAGGTGAAGGTGTCGCCAGAGGAAGAAGGCATGTTGCTGCGTCTCGCGGAGGCTCAGCACGTGACGATCCCAAGGCTTCTCGTGGAGTCCACGCTTGCGTCGGCCGCGGCGGAGACGCCCACCGAGCGGCGCAATGCGATGGCGGAGCTGTTCAGACTGCACCGTTTGCTTGCGGCCGTCTCAAACAACGTCAACCAGATGGCACGCGCGACGAACGCCACCGGCGAGGCGCAGGCGGAGATGAGCGCCACGCTCGCCGCGGTGCGTCGCACAGCGGAGCGCATCGACGCGGCAATCGACGGGCTGAGCCTGTCATGA
- a CDS encoding relaxase/mobilization nuclease domain-containing protein — protein sequence MMPNVVRGDRMVGLMTYLVGPGRANEHTEPHLVAGDGAMMAWHDDAELGRDSALAIGRHLDRPRVAYDVEVKGGHVWHCSLSLRADEGQLTDAQWSEIAHDFVKVMEFDDPEGPKAPCRWVAVRHGVSKNGNDHIHIAVNLVREDGTKASTHHDFRRAQTAARALEAKYGLEELESVRAERSTRGYNPAEREAQARARARAKYERTRTKQGTEMPAWEHLEGADRQARIASEMRTDQPRYLLALKVRGCATAAQDEAEFVRRLRREGLIVRPRYADGRTDVITGFSVAERPEAGERPIWYGGGQLGRDLALPRLRDGWPDTPTGASDAAAEWNAARRGRRVVAPGREMQQPDAEAWTQRNEELRAVVDRLRAVPVDDRETWATVARQTAGALAAWSNATEQTPGELAAAAEALSRSAQTYRRTPTPTKAGTVAISGAAMLLASAARGGRGTVAQAVMIRQMLRLTQAVHDAAKASGQERHARLLAEETRARLVHVRDALPAPAPAAAPTATATIERPHTLDPEAQAMLDRLHAGQARPAAAAAAASPVPNKIEPHRTRQSTTPSRDRGPER from the coding sequence ATGATGCCGAACGTTGTCCGCGGTGATCGCATGGTTGGGCTCATGACCTACCTCGTCGGCCCCGGTCGCGCGAACGAGCACACCGAGCCGCACCTTGTCGCCGGCGACGGCGCGATGATGGCGTGGCACGACGACGCGGAGCTGGGGCGTGACTCTGCGCTCGCGATTGGGCGGCATCTCGACCGCCCTCGCGTGGCCTACGACGTCGAAGTGAAGGGCGGGCACGTGTGGCACTGCTCGTTGTCACTGCGCGCCGACGAAGGTCAGCTCACGGACGCGCAGTGGAGCGAGATCGCGCACGATTTCGTGAAGGTGATGGAGTTCGACGACCCCGAAGGCCCGAAGGCCCCGTGCCGCTGGGTTGCTGTGCGACATGGTGTGTCGAAGAACGGCAACGACCACATCCACATCGCCGTGAACCTGGTGCGCGAGGACGGCACCAAGGCGTCGACGCACCACGACTTCCGACGCGCTCAGACAGCCGCCCGCGCACTCGAAGCCAAGTACGGGTTGGAGGAGTTGGAGTCGGTGCGCGCGGAGCGCTCGACGCGCGGGTACAACCCGGCCGAGCGCGAGGCGCAGGCACGCGCCCGAGCCCGCGCGAAGTACGAGCGCACGCGCACCAAGCAGGGCACCGAGATGCCGGCCTGGGAGCACCTGGAAGGAGCAGACCGGCAGGCGCGGATCGCGTCGGAGATGCGCACTGACCAGCCGCGCTACCTGCTCGCGTTGAAGGTTCGCGGCTGCGCGACAGCGGCACAAGATGAGGCCGAGTTCGTGCGCAGGCTGCGGCGCGAAGGGCTCATCGTCCGACCGCGGTACGCGGATGGTCGCACGGACGTCATCACCGGCTTCTCGGTGGCAGAGAGGCCCGAGGCCGGGGAACGCCCGATCTGGTACGGCGGTGGCCAGCTCGGCCGCGACCTGGCGCTGCCGCGCCTGCGCGACGGATGGCCCGACACTCCCACCGGAGCGAGCGACGCCGCAGCGGAGTGGAACGCCGCAAGGCGCGGCCGACGCGTCGTCGCACCGGGCCGCGAGATGCAGCAGCCTGACGCCGAGGCGTGGACCCAGCGCAATGAGGAGCTGCGCGCCGTCGTCGACCGGCTCCGCGCCGTTCCCGTCGACGACCGCGAGACATGGGCGACCGTCGCACGCCAGACCGCTGGCGCGCTGGCTGCATGGTCGAACGCGACCGAGCAGACGCCCGGCGAGCTCGCAGCGGCCGCCGAGGCGCTGTCCCGCTCCGCGCAGACCTACCGGCGCACGCCGACGCCGACCAAGGCGGGCACCGTCGCCATCTCGGGCGCGGCCATGCTGCTGGCCAGCGCCGCGCGCGGCGGACGGGGAACCGTCGCACAGGCAGTCATGATCCGTCAGATGCTCCGTCTGACCCAGGCCGTGCATGACGCCGCGAAGGCGTCCGGCCAGGAGCGCCACGCGCGACTACTGGCCGAGGAAACTCGAGCCCGCCTGGTGCACGTGCGCGACGCCCTGCCGGCACCCGCGCCGGCCGCCGCACCGACGGCAACAGCGACGATCGAACGACCGCACACCCTCGACCCCGAGGCACAGGCAATGCTTGACCGGCTGCATGCCGGTCAGGCTCGACCCGCGGCCGCGGCCGCGGCCGCGTCGCCCGTGCCGAACAAGATCGAGCCGCACCGCACCCGACAGAGCACGACACCGAGCCGCGACCGCGGCCCGGAGCGATAA